One window of the Clupea harengus chromosome 20, Ch_v2.0.2, whole genome shotgun sequence genome contains the following:
- the LOC105912391 gene encoding zinc finger CCHC domain-containing protein 7-like produces MFARYFDHDESEEDEESDDVESELYSQLHYCTSGSARSETGEEEDNHASHPADAARDTAISRDLCIVPTSLDRPPCLFRNRSTSCGLQTETYLSLEVHSDLEDNEVDLEDWMLLGGKEMEGDRNIHLNLEFGRIDTGSTKERQKKKADDDLWAISDRDRKAMTTSFNYLAPGIFLPNFLSRTRTVCANCRKTGHPARSCPAAKRRDCCILCGQQGHRQPLCPCRHCPVCGLPADMHLAGSQRSASTHANMTHKANRSLPPCALLSRCSQHCPRCGLIGHLEEVCPDIWRQYHLTTQPGVPRRPGRDVRRRRPAACYNCGRRGHYGHECFQKRMPDAPVSCLPHVCRYDTDEEALTRQTATLSPIRGLLQMKAQKRTWPEKRRERRETKRLKRERAKEYTSGRRGGAKEYTSGRRGGAKGRFCVSPHRSSKGAGLPPPHSPGVPPPRSAAEKRGGPRWMGRLSDRRRKAGGSCGRNLYPPDSSLSRGKAKRRRR; encoded by the exons ATGTTTGCCAGATATTTCGACCACGATGAAagtgaggaggatgaagagagcgATGATGTGGAGTCTGAACTGTACAGCCAACTCCACTACTGTACCAGTGGATCAGCGCGTTCGGAAacgggagaggaagaggacaacCATGCCTCTCACCCGGCAGACGCAGCAAGGGATACTGCCATCTCAAGAGACTTGTGTATAGTGCCCACATCCTTAGACAGACCACCTTGTCTCTTCAGGAACCGTTCAACCAGCTGTGGCCTCCAGACAGAGACATACCTAAGCCTGGAGGTCCATTCGGATTTGGAGGACAATGAAGTTGACCTGGAGGACTGGATGCTGCTTGGTGGGAAGGAGATGGAAGGGGACCGTAACATTCATCTAAACCTGGAGTTTGGGAGGATAGACACTGGGTCAACTAAGgaacggcaaaaaaaaaaggctgatgATGATCTGTGGGCGATATCCGATAGAGATAGAAAG GCCATGACGACTTCTTTTAATTACTTGGCGCCTGGTATCTTCCTCCCAAACTTCCTCTCTCGGACACGGACCGTCTGCGCCAACTGTCGGAAGACTGGCCACCCGGCTCGGAGCTGCCCTGCTGCCAAG AGACGTGATTGCTGTATACTGTGCGGTCAGCAAGGCCATCGCCAGCCTCTCTGCCCCTGTCGTcactgccctgtgtgtgggCTTCCTGCTGACATGCACCTGGCGGGGTCACAGAGGTCGGCGTCCACCCATGCAAACATGACCCACAAAGCCAACCGATCTCTACCTCCATGCGCCCTGCTGTCACGCTGCAGTCAACACTGCCCACGCTGTGGTCTCATAGGACACTTAGAGGAG GTATGCCCCGACATCTGGAGGCAGTACCATCTAACG ACTCAGCCAGGTGTCCCTAGAAGACCAGGTAGAGACGTTAGACGGCGCCGGCCAGCAGCCTGCTACAACTGTGGCAGGAGAGGACACTATGGCCAT gagtgtTTTCAAAAGAGGATGCCAGATGCCCCTGTCTCTTGTCTTCCACATGTTTGTCGTTACGACACAGATGAAGAAGCTCTCACACGGCAGACTGCTACTCTCAGCCCAATCAGAG GCCTGCTGCAGATGAAGGCTCAGAAACGAACTTGGCCTGAGAAGCGGCGAGAACGGCGGGAGACGAAGCGActgaagagagagcgagcgaagGAGTACACctcagggagaagaggaggagcgaAGGAGTACACctcagggagaagaggaggggcgAAGGGCCGGTTCTGCGTGTCACCCCACAGGTCCTCCAAAGGTGCTGGGcttcctccccctcactctcctgGGGTTCCTCCCCCTCGCTCCGCtgcagagaagagggggggcCCCCGATGGATGGGTCGCCTCTCGGACAGACGGCGGAAGGCTGGCGGCAGCTGTGGCCGCAACCTTTACCCACCGGACTCCTCGTTAAGCAGGGGCAAAGCTAAACGCCGGCGCAGATAG
- the LOC105912413 gene encoding heat shock protein 30-like, which produces MLSLHGFQPSLSQDFYWPVRSLWPQVPPLDTHRDLMLRNMEDMKSGLELLQNLQHQIFQEIDQIPSSGEVHPLLGSLEKKGDGFALTLDTKDFSPEELSVKQVGNKLQVSGKSEKKHDDGKGSYSYRVQAFRREFDLPDGVNPEAVTCSLSDGKLHIEAAGKQTPAISERVVPINCKTAESTQQSEKMTKEDNTTDTEKIQQ; this is translated from the coding sequence ATGCTGAGCCTACATGGATTCCAGCCCTCCCTCAGCCAGGACTTCTACTGGCCCGTCCGCAGTCTCTGGCCACAGGTCCCACCTCTGGACACTCACAGAGATCTCATGCTGAGAAACATGGAGGATATGAAGAGCGGTTTGGAGCTCCTGCAGAATCTTCAGCACCAGATCTTCCAGGAGATTGACCAAATCCCATCTTCAGGGGAGGTTCATCCACTTCTTGGCAGTctagagaagaagggagatggTTTTGCTCTAACACTGGACACTAAAGACTTTTCTCCTGAAGAGCTCTCAGTCAAGCAGGTGGGCAACAAGCTACAAGTGAGCGGCAAATCTGAGAAGAAGCATGACGATGGAAAAGGCTCCTACTCCTACAGGGTCCAGGCGTTCAGGAGGGAGTTTGATCTCCCAGACGGGGTGAATCCTGAGGCGGTGACCTGCAGTCTGTCTGATGGAAAGCTTCACATTGAAGCAGCAGGGAAACAGACTCCTGCCATCTCAGAGAGGGTAGTGCCCATCAACTGCAAGACGGCAGAATCGACACAACAGTCTGAGAAGATGACGAAAGAGGacaacaccacagacacagaaaagatCCAACAGTGA
- the LOC116225239 gene encoding heat shock protein 30-like → MLSLHGFQPSLSPYVDFYWPVRSLWPQVRPLDTHRDLMLRNMEDMNSSLELLKNLQQQIFQEIDQIPASGEVHPLPCNLEKKRDGFALTLDTKDFSPEELSVKQVGNKLQVSGKSEKNHGDGKGSYSYRVQAFRREFDLPDGVNPEAVTCSLSDGKLHIEAAGKQTPAISERVVPIDCKTAESTQESEKMTKEDNTTDAEKIQQ, encoded by the coding sequence ATGCTGAGCCTACATGGATTCCAGCCCTCCCTCAGCCCCTATGTGGACTTCTACTGGCCCGTCCGCAGTCTCTGGCCACAGGTCCGACCTCTGGACACTCACAGAGATCTCATGCTGAGAAACATGGAGGATATGAACAGCAGTTTGGAGCTCCTGAAGAATCTTCAGCAGCAGATCTTCCAGGAGATTGACCAAATCCCAGCTTCAGGGGAGGTTCATCCACTTCCTTGCAATCTAGAGAAGAAGCGAGATGGTTTTGCTCTAACACTGGACACTAAAGACTTTTCTCCTGAAGAGCTCTCAGTCAAGCAGGTGGGCAACAAGCTACAAGTGAGCGGCAAATCTGAGAAGAATCATGGCGATGGAAAAGGCTCCTACTCCTACAGGGTCCAGGCGTTCAGGAGGGAGTTTGATCTCCCAGACGGGGTGAATCCTGAGGCGGTGACCTGCAGTCTGTCTGATGGAAAGCTTCACATTGAAGCAGCAGGGAAACAGACTCCTGCCATCTCAGAGAGGGTAGTGCCCATCGACTGCAAGACGGCAGAATCGACACAAGAGTCTGAGAAGATGACGAAAGAGGACAACACCACAGATGCAGAAAAGATCCAACAGTGA
- the LOC105912402 gene encoding heat shock protein 30-like: protein MLSLHGFQPSLSPYVDFYWPVRSLWPQVRPLDTHRDLMLRNMEDMNSSLELLKNLQHQIFQEIDQIPASGEVHPLPCNLEKKGDGFALTLDTKDFSPEELSVKQVGNKLQVSGKSEKKHDDGKGSYSYRVQAFRREFDLPDGVNPEAVTCSLSDGKLHIEAAGKQTPAISERVVPIDCKTAESTQQSEKMTKEDNTTDTEKIQQ, encoded by the coding sequence ATGCTGAGCCTACATGGATTCCAGCCCTCCCTCAGCCCCTATGTGGACTTCTACTGGCCCGTCCGCAGTCTCTGGCCACAGGTCCGACCTCTGGACACTCACAGAGATCTCATGCTGAGAAACATGGAGGATATGAACAGCAGTTTGGAGCTCCTGAAGAATCTTCAGCACCAGATCTTCCAGGAGATTGACCAAATCCCAGCTTCAGGGGAGGTTCATCCACTTCCTTGCAATctagagaagaagggagatggTTTTGCTCTAACACTGGACACTAAAGACTTTTCTCCTGAAGAGCTCTCAGTCAAGCAGGTGGGCAACAAGCTACAAGTGAGCGGCAAATCTGAGAAGAAGCATGACGATGGAAAAGGCTCCTACTCCTACAGGGTCCAGGCGTTCAGGAGGGAGTTTGATCTCCCAGACGGGGTGAATCCTGAGGCGGTGACCTGCAGTCTGTCTGATGGAAAGCTTCACATTGAAGCAGCAGGGAAACAGACTCCTGCCATCTCAGAGAGGGTAGTGCCCATCGACTGCAAGACGGCAGAATCGACACAACAGTCTGAGAAGATGACGAAAGAGGacaacaccacagacacagaaaagatCCAACAGTGA
- the LOC105910972 gene encoding signal-transducing adaptor protein 1, which produces MASRGVIKRRATITDLPLYFSGQIQKKYTGEGGFRGYYGELRGSTMFFYADEKHETYCERLELHNLKSMVPVSSYSAKTTPVYTLTFSNQEVQLKTDNPDTGELWRGYILTVAKLEVPHQLQLLPGHFMALEHVRDQEQQRQVLPPFYQPSMDVPAPRSCTPTSSEASNEYDDSLSSVPTCFMSVSREEAEELLTKNPECGSIILRPATDKYNYTITMSQIYPSGPVIKNYRILSSDHGFIIELEVPVTVQTLNQVVDYFLEQTAGQLKPFAKAYDIHIEVPPRVPPNRDDIPRVAPTIRTEPSPSNKPPTPPRPPFLNQMSTYENEKDLKTNPKVEKNKKSYRPFSRS; this is translated from the exons ATGGCATCCAGAGGGGTCATCAAGCGCAGGGCGACTATTACAGACCTGCCACTGTACTTCAGTGGCCAAATACAGAAGAAATACACAGGAGAGGGG GGGTTCAGAGGGTATTATGGAGAGCTGCGTGGTTCCACCATGTTCTTCTACGCAGATGAGAAACATGAAACG TACTGCGAGAGGCTGGAACTGCACAACCTGAAGTCTATGGTGCCCGTCTCCTCCTATTCAGCCAAGACAACGCCGGTTTACACACTCACCTTCTCCAACCAGGAAGTACAGCTAAAG aCTGATAATCCAGACACAGGAGAGCTATGGAGGGGCTATATCTTGACAGTGGCTAAA TTGGAGGTCCCACACCAGCTGCAGCTCCTGCCTGGTCACTTCATGGCGCTAGAACACGTGCGGGACCAAGAGCAACAGCGACAGGTTCTGCCGCCCTTTTACCAGCCCTCCATGGACGTGCCCGCGCCCCGCTCATGCACACCGACCAGCTCAGAGGCCTCAAATGAGTACGACGACAGCCTGTCCTCAGTTCCCAC TTGTTTTATGTCAGTGTCCCGTGAAGAGGCAGAGGAGCTGCTCACAAAGAATCCAGAATGTGGCAGCATCATCCTGAGGCCTGCAACAGACAAATATAACTATACTATCACCATGAGTCAGATCTatcccag TGGTCCAGTTATAAAGAACTACAGGATCCTGTCCAGTGACCATGGCTTCATCATTGAACTGGAGGTGCCT GTAACTGTCCAAACCTTGAATCAAGTGGTGGATTACTTCTTAGAGCAAACAGCCGGTCAGCTAAAGCCTTTTGCAAAGGCCTACGACATTCACATTG AGGTGCCTCCTCGAGTGCCTCCCAATCGGGACGACATTCCTCGAGTGGCACCCACTATCCGCACAGAGCCATCGCCTAGCAACAAGCCCCCCACACCTCCACGGCCTCCGTTCCTGAACCAGATGAGCACATATGAGAATGAAA